In one window of Nocardia brasiliensis DNA:
- a CDS encoding TetR/AcrR family transcriptional regulator, translated as MSTQTRKERERAERHQRIIDTARELAEAKGWEAVTVRKLAERIEYSQPVLYSHFAGKSAIVAAVAEQGMVDLTIALRRAHGAATGPADAMARVARAYLDFAAANPARYDAMFSMAIDLVFGLDAPQPLKDGFAELEAMFRPFVEDAELGARTEVAWSALHGLATLERGGRLRPELRERRLSILVAEWLAAVGAAPA; from the coding sequence ATGAGCACCCAGACGCGCAAGGAACGGGAACGAGCCGAACGCCATCAGCGGATCATCGACACCGCGCGCGAGCTGGCCGAAGCCAAAGGCTGGGAAGCGGTGACGGTGCGCAAGCTCGCCGAGCGCATCGAATACAGCCAGCCCGTGCTGTACAGCCACTTCGCGGGCAAATCGGCGATCGTGGCCGCGGTCGCCGAGCAGGGCATGGTCGATCTCACGATCGCGTTGCGCCGGGCGCACGGCGCGGCCACCGGACCCGCCGACGCGATGGCCAGGGTGGCCCGCGCGTACCTGGACTTCGCGGCCGCCAACCCGGCCCGCTACGACGCGATGTTCTCGATGGCCATCGATCTGGTCTTCGGCCTGGACGCCCCGCAGCCGCTCAAGGACGGCTTCGCCGAACTGGAGGCGATGTTCCGTCCGTTCGTCGAGGATGCGGAGCTCGGCGCCCGTACCGAGGTGGCCTGGAGCGCGCTGCACGGGTTGGCGACCCTGGAGCGCGGCGGGCGGCTGCGCCCTGAGCTGCGCGAGCGGCGGCTGTCCATCCTGGTCGCCGAATGGCTGGCCGCGGTGGGTGCCGCTCCCGCCTGA
- a CDS encoding phytoene desaturase family protein, with protein sequence MPDVVVVGSGPNGLAAAVILAKAGLAVEVYEAEDTAGGGSRTAELTLPDFRHDICAGAHPMALASPFFRAFDLAAHGVELLIPEASYAHPMDGGTAGIAWRDLDRTAAGLGRDGATWRRLFGPLVAHWESVVDLAMSDLRRPPKDLATALRFGLRTLEQGTPLWNTRFHGDTAAALLTGVATHAITPPRAIPAAGAGLMLGTLAHAGGWAIPRGGSQAIADALVAELERLGGRVHTKTRIDALGEFDSARAVVLDLAPAELVRLARHRLPDRYVERLGNFRYGGAACKVDFALAGPVPWQAEGMAQAGTAHLIGTRSEAMAAERAVAAGQHAARPYVLSIQPGVVDPSRAPAGQHTFYTYAHVPNGSTRDVSEAVIAQVERFAPGFRELILAKHVYTAAEMPLHNANYVGGDISAGAMTLRQFAFRPTARWNPYATPLPGVYLCSGSTPPGPGVHGMSGVHAARHVLRQRFGITTDPLELVRA encoded by the coding sequence ATGCCTGATGTTGTGGTGGTCGGCTCCGGACCGAACGGACTCGCCGCCGCGGTGATCCTGGCGAAAGCCGGACTCGCGGTGGAGGTGTACGAGGCGGAGGACACCGCGGGCGGCGGATCGCGCACGGCCGAGCTCACGCTGCCGGATTTCCGGCACGACATCTGTGCGGGCGCGCATCCGATGGCGTTGGCGTCACCGTTCTTTCGCGCCTTCGACCTCGCGGCGCACGGCGTCGAGCTGCTCATCCCGGAGGCGTCCTACGCCCATCCCATGGACGGCGGCACGGCGGGCATCGCGTGGCGCGATCTCGACCGCACCGCAGCGGGTCTCGGCCGCGACGGCGCGACGTGGCGCAGGCTGTTCGGGCCGCTGGTCGCGCACTGGGAATCCGTCGTGGACCTGGCGATGTCGGACCTGCGCAGGCCGCCGAAAGACCTGGCGACCGCGCTGCGCTTCGGGTTGCGCACCCTCGAGCAGGGAACTCCGTTGTGGAACACCAGGTTTCACGGCGACACCGCCGCAGCGCTGCTGACCGGTGTCGCCACCCACGCGATCACGCCGCCGCGCGCGATTCCCGCCGCCGGCGCCGGGCTCATGCTCGGCACGCTGGCGCACGCCGGTGGCTGGGCCATCCCGCGCGGCGGCAGTCAGGCCATCGCGGACGCGCTCGTCGCCGAACTGGAACGGCTCGGTGGCCGGGTGCACACGAAGACCAGGATCGATGCGCTCGGCGAGTTCGACTCCGCCCGCGCGGTGGTGCTGGATCTCGCGCCCGCGGAACTGGTTCGGCTCGCGCGCCATCGGCTGCCGGACCGTTATGTCGAGCGGTTGGGCAATTTCCGCTACGGTGGCGCCGCCTGCAAGGTCGATTTCGCGCTCGCCGGGCCGGTGCCCTGGCAGGCGGAGGGGATGGCACAGGCCGGCACCGCGCATCTGATCGGTACCAGGTCCGAGGCGATGGCCGCCGAACGCGCCGTCGCCGCGGGGCAGCACGCGGCTCGGCCCTACGTGCTGTCCATCCAGCCCGGCGTGGTCGATCCGTCCCGCGCCCCCGCCGGGCAGCACACCTTCTACACCTACGCGCACGTGCCGAACGGCTCGACCCGTGACGTCAGCGAGGCCGTGATCGCGCAGGTCGAGCGGTTCGCGCCCGGCTTCCGCGAGCTGATTCTGGCAAAGCATGTATACACGGCGGCCGAAATGCCGTTGCACAATGCCAATTACGTCGGGGGTGACATCTCGGCGGGTGCGATGACCCTGCGCCAGTTCGCCTTTCGTCCCACCGCGCGCTGGAACCCTTACGCGACACCGCTGCCCGGGGTCTACCTGTGTTCCGGCTCGACCCCGCCCGGCCCCGGCGTGCACGGCATGTCCGGTGTGCACGCCGCCCGTCACGTGCTGCGGCAGCGTTTCGGCATCACCACCGACCCGCTGGAGCTGGTGCGCGCCTGA
- a CDS encoding DUF4287 domain-containing protein — protein MATKPHGPASYFPSIEAKYGRTIDEWLGAIRDSDITAHKALVEWLKTEHAMGHGHATALAQYHLNPAKWAS, from the coding sequence ATGGCAACCAAGCCGCACGGCCCCGCGTCCTACTTCCCCTCGATCGAGGCCAAGTACGGCCGCACCATCGACGAGTGGCTCGGCGCCATCCGCGACTCGGACATCACCGCGCACAAGGCGTTGGTCGAATGGTTGAAGACCGAACACGCGATGGGGCACGGCCACGCCACCGCGCTCGCCCAGTACCACCTCAACCCCGCCAAGTGGGCCTCCTGA
- a CDS encoding metallopeptidase family protein: MARSRNRRPPTARSVIRRGRGVRGPMLPPTVPAWRTRGQKFDRLVLEAFAPLDTRWHDRLTKLDIAVDDVPKIRPLHPDSVTWPDEVVADGPVPLSRLIPAGVDRHGAATRARVVLFRKPLELRANDPDDLVDLLREVLVQQIATYLGVDPDVIDPEPE, encoded by the coding sequence ATGGCACGTTCCCGCAATCGTCGTCCGCCGACCGCACGGTCGGTCATCCGCCGTGGTCGCGGGGTACGCGGACCGATGCTGCCGCCCACTGTGCCCGCCTGGCGCACCAGGGGACAGAAATTCGACCGGCTGGTGCTCGAGGCGTTCGCGCCGCTGGACACGCGCTGGCACGACCGGCTGACCAAGCTCGATATCGCCGTCGACGACGTGCCGAAAATCCGTCCGCTGCACCCCGATTCGGTCACCTGGCCGGACGAGGTGGTCGCCGACGGACCGGTGCCGCTGTCGCGGCTCATCCCGGCGGGCGTCGACCGGCACGGCGCGGCCACCCGCGCCCGCGTGGTGTTGTTCCGCAAACCGCTGGAGCTGCGCGCCAACGACCCCGACGATCTGGTCGACCTGTTGCGCGAGGTACTGGTCCAGCAGATCGCCACCTACCTCGGCGTCGACCCGGACGTGATCGACCCCGAACCGGAGTAG
- the manA gene encoding mannose-6-phosphate isomerase, class I: MHELVGALRSYAWGSRTALAQLCGRPVPSAHPEAELWFGAHPADPAHVVVADRTTSLLDFVAADPTRELGPAAAEFGGKLPFLLKILAAEEPLSLQAHPSAAQARAGFERENRTNVPLDSPMRNYRDDNHKPELVVALDRFEALAGFRDPHRTVRLLRALDVEGLASYANLLAAQPDSDGLRTLFTTWITLPQPVLATLLPAVLDGCVRYLSGKGKREFTAEARTALELAEAYPGDAGVLAALLLNRLTLEPGQGLFLAAGNLHAYLRGLGVEIMANSDNVLRGGLTPKHVDVPELLRVLDFEPIDLPVVLPEPAGDGSVRYPTPAPEFALRRFDLVAGSGQVPLTEAGPGIVLCTAGSVRLLQGTTELALQRGAAAWISATDTDIRAQAPEGDAQLFCACVGSAGAAGLPATLSGHDQHRG; encoded by the coding sequence GTGCACGAACTCGTTGGTGCGCTGCGCTCGTACGCCTGGGGCTCGCGCACCGCGCTCGCTCAGTTGTGCGGCCGACCGGTACCGTCCGCCCACCCCGAAGCCGAACTGTGGTTCGGCGCGCATCCCGCGGACCCCGCGCACGTCGTGGTCGCGGACCGCACCACATCGCTGCTGGACTTCGTCGCGGCCGACCCGACCCGCGAACTCGGCCCCGCCGCCGCAGAATTCGGCGGCAAGCTGCCGTTCCTGCTCAAGATCCTGGCCGCCGAGGAGCCGCTGTCGCTGCAGGCGCATCCGAGCGCCGCGCAGGCGCGCGCCGGCTTCGAGCGGGAGAACCGGACCAACGTGCCGTTGGATTCGCCGATGCGCAACTACCGCGACGACAACCACAAGCCCGAACTGGTGGTCGCGCTGGACCGGTTCGAGGCGCTGGCCGGTTTCCGTGACCCGCACCGCACCGTGCGGCTGCTGCGCGCTCTCGACGTGGAAGGCCTGGCCTCCTATGCGAACCTGCTTGCCGCGCAACCGGACTCGGACGGGCTGCGCACGCTGTTCACCACCTGGATCACGCTGCCGCAGCCGGTGCTGGCCACGCTGCTGCCCGCGGTGCTGGACGGCTGTGTGCGCTACCTTTCCGGAAAGGGCAAGCGCGAGTTCACCGCCGAGGCGCGCACCGCTCTGGAACTCGCCGAGGCCTATCCCGGTGATGCCGGTGTGCTCGCGGCCCTGCTGCTGAACCGGCTGACCCTGGAGCCGGGCCAGGGCCTGTTCCTCGCCGCCGGCAACCTGCACGCCTACCTGCGCGGGCTCGGCGTCGAGATCATGGCCAACTCCGACAACGTGTTGCGCGGCGGCCTCACCCCCAAGCATGTCGACGTGCCGGAACTGTTGCGGGTGCTGGACTTCGAGCCGATCGACCTGCCGGTCGTGCTGCCCGAACCGGCCGGCGACGGCTCGGTGCGCTACCCCACGCCCGCCCCGGAATTCGCGCTGCGGCGCTTCGACCTGGTCGCCGGTTCCGGTCAGGTCCCGCTGACCGAGGCGGGCCCCGGCATCGTGCTGTGCACCGCCGGTTCGGTCCGCTTGCTGCAGGGCACAACGGAATTGGCGCTACAGCGCGGCGCGGCGGCGTGGATCTCGGCCACCGACACCGACATTCGCGCCCAGGCGCCCGAAGGTGACGCGCAGCTTTTCTGCGCGTGCGTCGGCAGCGCAGGCGCCGCGGGCCTACCCGCCACGCTGAGCGGGCACGACCAGCACCGCGGCTGA
- a CDS encoding phosphomannomutase/phosphoglucomutase, with protein MTVARTAESVNAVIKAYDVRGVVGEQIDAEFVRDIGASFARLMRAEGAERAVIGHDMRESSPALSEAFADGVLAQGLDVVHIGLASTDQLYFASGRLDCPGAMFTASHNPARYNGIKMCRAKALPVGQDTGLATIKDEVATGVPGYDGPRGTETRVDLLDDYAAFLRGLVDLGAVRPLTIAVDAGNGMGGHTVPAVFRTLPQVTIVPLYFELDGSFPNHEANPLDPKNLVDLQDLVVKSGADIGLAFDGDADRCFVVDEKGDPVSPSAITALVAERELAKEPGGVIIHNLITSRAVPELVTELGGTPVRTRVGHSFIKQQMASTGAVFGGEHSAHYYFRDFWGADSGMLAALHVLAALGERQRPVSELMAAYETYAASGEINSTVADAQERTLAVVTAFESRTIAVDRLDGVTVQLADDAWFNLRASNTEPLLRLNVEARSPEEVDALVTEILRIVRS; from the coding sequence ATGACTGTCGCCCGCACTGCCGAGTCCGTCAACGCGGTGATCAAGGCATACGACGTTCGCGGTGTGGTCGGCGAACAGATCGATGCCGAATTCGTCAGGGACATCGGTGCTTCGTTCGCCCGGCTGATGCGCGCCGAGGGCGCCGAACGCGCCGTCATCGGCCACGATATGCGCGAATCCTCCCCCGCGCTGTCCGAGGCCTTCGCCGACGGCGTGCTCGCCCAGGGACTCGACGTGGTGCACATCGGACTGGCCTCGACCGACCAGCTGTACTTCGCCTCGGGCCGGCTGGATTGCCCCGGCGCCATGTTCACCGCGAGCCACAACCCGGCGCGCTACAACGGCATCAAGATGTGCCGCGCGAAAGCCCTTCCGGTGGGCCAGGACACGGGCTTGGCCACCATCAAGGACGAGGTCGCCACGGGCGTGCCCGGCTACGACGGTCCGCGCGGCACCGAGACCAGGGTCGACCTGCTCGACGACTACGCGGCGTTCCTGCGCGGCCTGGTCGACCTCGGCGCGGTCCGCCCGCTCACCATCGCGGTGGACGCGGGCAACGGCATGGGCGGGCACACGGTGCCCGCGGTGTTCCGCACGCTGCCGCAGGTGACGATCGTGCCGCTGTACTTCGAGCTCGACGGCTCGTTCCCGAATCACGAGGCCAATCCGCTCGACCCCAAGAACCTGGTCGATCTGCAAGACCTGGTGGTCAAGTCCGGGGCCGACATCGGCCTCGCCTTCGACGGCGACGCCGACCGCTGCTTCGTAGTGGACGAGAAGGGCGACCCGGTCTCCCCCTCGGCGATCACCGCGCTGGTCGCCGAGCGCGAGCTGGCCAAGGAGCCGGGCGGGGTCATCATCCACAACCTGATCACCTCGCGCGCGGTGCCCGAGCTGGTGACCGAGCTCGGCGGCACCCCGGTGCGCACCAGGGTCGGTCACTCGTTCATCAAGCAGCAGATGGCCTCGACCGGCGCGGTGTTCGGCGGCGAACACTCGGCGCACTACTACTTCCGCGACTTCTGGGGCGCGGACTCTGGCATGCTCGCCGCGCTGCATGTGCTCGCCGCGCTCGGCGAGCGGCAGCGGCCGGTCTCCGAACTCATGGCGGCCTACGAAACCTACGCCGCCTCCGGCGAGATCAATTCCACCGTGGCCGACGCGCAGGAGCGGACCCTGGCCGTGGTGACGGCGTTCGAGAGCCGGACCATCGCGGTGGACCGGCTCGACGGCGTCACCGTGCAGCTCGCCGACGACGCCTGGTTCAATCTGCGCGCCTCCAACACCGAGCCGCTGCTTCGACTCAACGTCGAGGCCAGATCGCCGGAAGAAGTAGACGCACTCGTAACAGAGATTCTGCGCATCGTCCGGTCCTGA
- a CDS encoding cation diffusion facilitator family transporter, protein MSAGGGKKAILAALTANAGIAVAKFIGAAITGSASMLAEAVHSVADTSNQGLLLLGQRRAEKDADELHPFGYGRSRYFYSFIVALVLFTLGSIYAVYEGIHKIQHPEELSSPIVAIAILLIAIGLESYSFTTAIRESKPLKGNTSWWRFIRTSRSPELPVVLLEDTGALVGLVFAFIGVGLTMATGDPVWDGIGTLAIGLLLGVIAVILIIEMQSLLIGEGATPEEDRLIRENLIDGTRIDRVIHLKSQYLGPEELLVAAKVGAAPGLDVAQLAAAIDDAEARVRAAVPAARVIYLEPDLYRSESTV, encoded by the coding sequence ATGTCGGCTGGTGGTGGCAAGAAGGCGATCCTCGCCGCATTGACGGCGAACGCGGGTATCGCCGTCGCGAAGTTCATCGGTGCGGCGATCACCGGTTCGGCGTCGATGCTCGCCGAGGCGGTGCACTCGGTGGCCGACACGTCCAACCAGGGGCTGCTGCTGCTCGGCCAGCGACGTGCCGAGAAGGACGCCGACGAGCTGCATCCGTTCGGCTACGGACGCAGCCGCTACTTCTACTCGTTCATCGTGGCGCTGGTGCTGTTCACCCTCGGCTCCATCTATGCCGTCTACGAGGGCATCCACAAGATCCAGCATCCGGAGGAACTCAGCTCACCGATCGTCGCGATCGCCATCCTGCTGATCGCCATCGGCCTGGAGTCCTACAGCTTCACCACCGCGATCCGAGAGTCCAAGCCGCTCAAGGGCAATACGAGCTGGTGGCGATTCATCCGCACCTCGCGCAGCCCGGAACTGCCGGTGGTACTGCTCGAGGACACCGGCGCCCTGGTCGGCCTGGTGTTCGCCTTCATCGGCGTCGGCCTGACCATGGCCACCGGCGACCCCGTCTGGGACGGCATCGGCACGCTGGCCATCGGCCTGCTGCTCGGGGTCATCGCCGTCATCCTCATCATCGAGATGCAGAGCCTGCTCATCGGCGAGGGGGCCACGCCGGAGGAGGACCGGCTGATCCGCGAAAACCTGATCGACGGCACCCGGATCGACCGCGTGATCCACCTCAAGTCCCAATACCTCGGCCCCGAAGAGCTTTTGGTCGCCGCAAAGGTCGGCGCCGCGCCCGGCCTCGACGTCGCCCAGCTCGCCGCGGCCATCGACGACGCGGAGGCCAGGGTCCGCGCCGCGGTCCCGGCCGCCCGCGTCATCTACCTCGAACCGGACCTCTACCGCAGCGAATCGACCGTCTAG
- a CDS encoding tobH protein, translating into MIAGTPVLDLDDAASLEAADTAGALRSAASGGAQVRATAAAVGEDALARLAGLRPRSVVLVSGAGRAARAASLLVAALGERAGLPLVPVAALPPWVGPLDVVLVAGDDAGDPRLTDAVDRALRRGAEVVVATPIEGPMRAVAAGRAAVLAPRVPVLDHNRLLRFVAAGIAVLQIVDPGRSATVVPDLTALADILDAEALRGGPANEVFRNPAKTLAARMHQRGVVLAGDSPAAARLAEHGAEVLLQSVGRVAAAVDLAEAVAARARMTETAGASAPGYDPLFHDEELDGPVQVERMRVFVLSTDADQSAARRRIAVFGGSEAGLVDADLVNADVDLLHTGLTDPSVPAPPRTEEPAAGAGGEVEQLAVLALRLEMAAAYLRLIGTRGTATESQGQFGGNY; encoded by the coding sequence ATGATCGCTGGAACACCGGTGCTCGACCTCGACGATGCCGCTTCACTCGAGGCAGCCGATACCGCGGGCGCCCTGCGTTCGGCGGCCTCCGGCGGTGCTCAGGTCCGAGCCACGGCCGCTGCCGTCGGCGAGGACGCTCTGGCCCGCCTCGCCGGTCTGCGACCACGCAGCGTGGTCCTCGTCTCCGGCGCGGGCCGGGCCGCGCGGGCCGCGAGCCTGCTGGTCGCCGCGCTCGGTGAGCGCGCGGGGCTACCCCTGGTGCCCGTCGCCGCGTTGCCGCCCTGGGTCGGCCCGCTCGATGTCGTCCTCGTCGCCGGTGACGACGCCGGCGATCCCCGCCTGACCGATGCCGTGGATCGCGCGCTGCGCCGCGGCGCCGAGGTGGTCGTCGCGACCCCGATCGAGGGCCCGATGCGCGCCGTCGCGGCGGGCCGGGCCGCGGTGCTCGCGCCGCGGGTGCCGGTGCTCGACCACAACCGGCTGCTGCGCTTCGTCGCGGCAGGCATCGCCGTGCTGCAGATCGTCGACCCCGGCCGCAGCGCGACGGTCGTGCCCGACCTGACCGCGCTCGCCGACATCCTCGACGCGGAGGCGCTGCGCGGCGGTCCCGCCAACGAGGTCTTCCGCAATCCGGCCAAGACCCTCGCCGCCCGCATGCATCAGCGCGGCGTGGTGCTGGCCGGCGACTCCCCCGCCGCCGCCCGGCTGGCCGAGCACGGCGCCGAGGTGCTGCTGCAGTCGGTGGGCCGGGTCGCCGCCGCGGTGGATCTGGCCGAGGCCGTCGCCGCCAGGGCCCGAATGACCGAGACCGCGGGCGCCTCCGCGCCCGGCTACGATCCGCTGTTCCACGACGAGGAACTCGACGGACCGGTGCAGGTGGAGCGCATGCGGGTGTTCGTGCTCAGCACCGACGCCGACCAATCGGCCGCCCGGCGGCGCATCGCGGTGTTCGGCGGTTCCGAGGCAGGCCTGGTCGACGCCGATCTGGTGAACGCCGATGTCGACCTGCTGCACACCGGTCTCACCGACCCGTCGGTGCCGGCCCCGCCGCGCACCGAGGAACCCGCCGCGGGCGCGGGCGGCGAGGTGGAACAACTCGCCGTGCTCGCGCTACGCCTGGAAATGGCCGCCGCATACCTACGGTTGATCGGAACTCGCGGCACCGCGACCGAGAGCCAAGGGCAGTTCGGGGGCAACTACTAG
- a CDS encoding cation:dicarboxylate symporter family transporter — MTAVTAQPAPKQRDRTHWLYLAVIVAVVAGILVGWLAPGVGVAVAPLGSIFVNLIKMMIAPVIFCTIVLGIGSIRTAATVGKVGGLAIGYFMLMSTFALGIGLVVGNLLQPGTGLDIGKTAKAAQDSVKAAEKAGGTWEFISGIVPKSLLSSLTDGSVLQALFVAVLVGFALQAMGSSGEPILRGIGLLQKLVFRILVMILWLAPIGAFGAIANVVGKTGLDAVVKLGTLMIAFYLTCLVFVFGVLGVVLWSVSRVSVLKLVRYLAREYLLIVATSSSESALPRLIAKMEHMGVERTTVGVVVPTGYSFNLDGTAIYLTMASIFIAEAMGKPLGIGEQIGLLLFMIIASKGAAGVTGAGLATLAGGLQSHRPELLDGVGLIVGIDRFMSEARALTNFSGNAVATVLIGTWTKTIDKERVREVLDRKLPFDEQTMVDHDHGAQPQQEPDTKDLVRA; from the coding sequence ATGACCGCAGTGACAGCACAACCAGCGCCGAAGCAGCGCGACCGCACCCATTGGCTGTATCTGGCCGTCATCGTGGCGGTGGTCGCGGGCATTCTCGTCGGCTGGCTGGCACCCGGCGTCGGGGTCGCTGTCGCTCCGCTCGGCAGCATCTTCGTCAACCTGATCAAGATGATGATCGCGCCGGTCATCTTCTGCACGATCGTGCTCGGCATCGGTTCGATCCGGACCGCGGCCACGGTCGGCAAGGTCGGCGGGCTCGCCATCGGGTACTTCATGCTGATGTCGACCTTCGCGCTCGGCATCGGACTGGTCGTCGGCAATCTGCTGCAGCCGGGCACGGGGCTCGATATCGGCAAGACGGCGAAGGCGGCCCAGGACTCGGTGAAGGCGGCCGAAAAGGCCGGTGGTACCTGGGAGTTCATCAGCGGCATCGTGCCGAAGTCGCTGCTGTCCTCGCTGACCGACGGCAGCGTGCTGCAGGCACTGTTCGTCGCGGTGCTGGTCGGCTTCGCGCTGCAGGCCATGGGCAGCAGCGGTGAGCCGATCCTGCGCGGTATCGGCCTGCTGCAGAAGCTGGTGTTCCGCATCCTGGTGATGATCCTGTGGCTGGCGCCGATCGGCGCGTTCGGTGCGATCGCCAACGTGGTCGGCAAGACCGGGCTCGACGCCGTGGTGAAACTCGGCACGTTGATGATCGCGTTCTACCTGACCTGTCTGGTGTTCGTCTTCGGTGTCCTCGGCGTCGTGTTGTGGTCGGTGTCGCGGGTATCGGTGCTGAAACTGGTCCGCTACCTCGCGCGCGAGTACCTGCTGATCGTCGCGACGTCGTCCTCCGAATCCGCGCTGCCTCGGCTGATCGCGAAGATGGAGCACATGGGCGTCGAGCGCACGACCGTCGGTGTCGTTGTGCCGACCGGGTATTCGTTCAATTTGGATGGCACTGCAATCTACCTGACCATGGCCTCCATTTTCATCGCGGAGGCGATGGGCAAACCGCTCGGCATCGGCGAGCAGATCGGTCTGCTGCTGTTCATGATCATCGCGTCCAAGGGCGCGGCCGGTGTCACCGGCGCGGGGTTGGCGACGCTGGCAGGCGGTCTGCAGAGCCACCGTCCGGAACTGCTCGACGGCGTCGGCCTGATCGTCGGCATCGACCGCTTCATGTCCGAGGCCCGTGCTCTCACCAATTTCTCCGGCAATGCCGTGGCCACCGTGCTCATCGGTACCTGGACCAAGACCATCGACAAGGAGCGCGTGCGGGAGGTACTCGACCGCAAGCTGCCGTTCGATGAACAGACCATGGTCGATCACGACCACGGCGCGCAGCCGCAGCAGGAGCCCGACACCAAGGACCTGGTTCGCGCATAG
- a CDS encoding DUF3499 domain-containing protein, giving the protein MRRCCRPGCKNPAVATLTYVYSDSTAVVGPLATVAEPHSWDLCETHGSRITAPKGWEMVRHEGGFSSSTPDDDDLTALAEAVREAGLRRRPPEPEQRGYRDYAPPPQRTTRTGRRGHLRVLPDPPS; this is encoded by the coding sequence ATGCGTCGTTGCTGCCGTCCAGGTTGCAAGAATCCGGCCGTCGCGACGCTCACCTATGTGTACTCGGACTCGACCGCCGTCGTCGGGCCGCTCGCCACCGTCGCCGAACCGCACTCCTGGGACCTGTGTGAAACCCACGGATCCCGCATCACCGCCCCGAAGGGCTGGGAGATGGTGCGCCACGAGGGCGGGTTCTCCTCCAGCACACCGGATGACGACGATCTGACCGCGCTCGCCGAGGCGGTGCGCGAGGCAGGCCTGCGCCGCCGCCCGCCGGAGCCGGAGCAGCGCGGCTATCGCGACTACGCGCCCCCGCCGCAGCGCACGACCCGCACCGGTCGTCGCGGCCACCTCCGGGTACTGCCCGACCCGCCGTCGTAG
- a CDS encoding DUF4267 domain-containing protein, producing MTISRIATALSIAGAAFILYIGISYLFTPDTIAPGFGLPAWPEGDAAAFMNLKGVRDTVFGVLILVLLAMKQRYALGIVTLVVALVPLGDMLTVLSWSGSTAAAFGIHGLTAALVAATGALLIREHRTAARPAPSASRPAPDPERAAVR from the coding sequence ATGACCATCTCCCGCATCGCCACCGCCCTGTCCATCGCCGGCGCCGCCTTCATCCTCTACATCGGGATCAGCTACCTGTTCACCCCGGACACCATCGCGCCCGGTTTCGGCCTGCCCGCCTGGCCCGAGGGTGACGCGGCCGCGTTCATGAACCTGAAAGGCGTGCGCGACACCGTCTTCGGCGTGCTGATTCTGGTGCTGCTCGCCATGAAGCAGCGCTATGCCCTCGGCATCGTCACGCTGGTGGTCGCCCTGGTCCCGCTCGGCGACATGCTCACCGTGCTCAGCTGGAGCGGTTCGACCGCCGCGGCGTTCGGCATCCACGGCCTCACCGCCGCCCTCGTCGCCGCAACCGGCGCGCTGCTGATTCGGGAACACCGGACGGCCGCCCGCCCGGCCCCGAGCGCGTCCCGGCCCGCGCCTGATCCGGAGCGCGCCGCGGTGCGATGA